A genome region from Spirochaetales bacterium includes the following:
- a CDS encoding IscS subfamily cysteine desulfurase yields the protein MDKKEIYLDYNATTPLHPEVQKEMIEVFGVFGNPSSMHSYGRDARKKLEAARGRIASFINASPDEIIFVGSGSEANNTVLNLVACRGNMCRGLPAERAEVITTSIEHPCIMNTARCLTQRGLVTHFIEVDEAGKVNIDHLKELISERTGLISVMYANNEIGTIQDIASIAALAHEHGVLMHTDAVQALGKIRVDVKALDVDFLSLSGHKIYGPKGIGALYVKKGTPFCPFIHGGHQETGRRAGTENTLGIIGFGKAVEMASLEMESVSSRLLRLREKLASGIKDSVPDIQFNGHPEDVLPNTLNVSFFGAEGESILLYLDMEGIAVSTGSACASGSLDPSHVLLATGLGAELAHGSIRISMGRGTTEDEIDYVLEVLPPVIEKIRRMSTVYQKGGAV from the coding sequence ATGGATAAAAAAGAGATTTATCTCGATTACAACGCGACCACGCCGCTTCATCCGGAGGTCCAAAAGGAAATGATCGAGGTCTTCGGGGTGTTCGGCAATCCGTCGAGTATGCATAGCTATGGAAGGGATGCCCGAAAAAAGCTCGAAGCAGCACGGGGCCGTATCGCTTCATTTATCAACGCCTCCCCGGATGAAATCATCTTTGTGGGAAGCGGATCGGAGGCAAACAATACGGTATTGAATCTCGTTGCCTGCAGGGGGAATATGTGCAGGGGACTACCCGCAGAACGCGCCGAAGTCATTACGACCTCGATCGAACATCCGTGTATCATGAATACGGCCCGCTGCCTTACGCAACGGGGACTCGTCACCCATTTCATCGAAGTGGATGAAGCGGGCAAGGTGAATATCGATCATCTCAAGGAATTGATTTCCGAAAGGACGGGGCTGATTTCCGTCATGTACGCGAATAATGAGATCGGTACCATACAGGATATCGCATCGATTGCAGCGCTCGCCCATGAGCATGGCGTTTTGATGCATACGGATGCGGTTCAGGCCCTCGGAAAAATCCGGGTCGACGTCAAAGCCCTCGATGTCGATTTTCTTTCCCTGTCTGGACACAAGATTTACGGACCCAAAGGGATCGGGGCACTCTACGTAAAAAAAGGAACACCGTTTTGTCCTTTCATTCACGGGGGGCATCAGGAGACGGGCAGGCGTGCGGGGACGGAAAATACCCTCGGGATTATCGGGTTCGGGAAGGCGGTGGAAATGGCCTCGCTTGAAATGGAGTCGGTCTCATCCCGGCTTCTGCGGTTGAGGGAAAAACTCGCATCCGGTATCAAAGACTCGGTTCCCGATATACAATTCAACGGCCACCCTGAAGACGTTCTCCCGAATACCCTGAACGTTTCCTTTTTCGGCGCGGAAGGAGAATCGATCCTCCTCTACCTGGATATGGAAGGGATTGCCGTCTCAACCGGGTCAGCGTGCGCTTCAGGTTCACTCGATCCTTCGCATGTGCTTCTTGCAACCGGCCTGGGGGCCGAACTCGCGCACGGGTCCATACGAATCAGTATGGGCCGGGGAACGACGGAGGATGAAATCGATTATGTCCTTGAGGTTCTGCCTCCGGTTATAGAGAAGATTCGGCGTATGTCGACGGTTTATCAGAAAGGAGGTGCCGTATGA
- a CDS encoding Rrf2 family transcriptional regulator has translation MFHVPTQTRYGLRALLELALHDGKGPLALQKISEKQHISQKYLENIFKLLKKADIIRSVRGPEGGYELARSPSLITAFDIARSLDGPVITVPCVHKGNYCVESSRCAVKDFWHEMNDTIEEYLKSKTLAWFLARVDGKKDHPGG, from the coding sequence ATGTTTCATGTACCGACACAAACCCGTTACGGCCTGAGGGCGCTTCTGGAACTGGCCCTGCATGACGGGAAAGGGCCGCTTGCCTTGCAGAAGATTTCGGAAAAACAGCATATTTCGCAAAAATACCTCGAAAACATTTTCAAGCTTTTGAAAAAAGCGGATATCATCCGGAGTGTCAGGGGACCAGAGGGCGGTTATGAACTGGCCCGCTCACCTTCGCTCATTACCGCTTTTGATATCGCCAGGTCACTCGACGGGCCCGTTATTACCGTTCCCTGTGTACACAAGGGGAATTATTGTGTAGAATCATCACGCTGCGCCGTGAAGGATTTCTGGCACGAGATGAATGATACGATAGAAGAGTATTTGAAGTCGAAAACCCTTGCCTGGTTTCTGGCAAGGGTAGACGGTAAAAAAGATCATCCGGGAGGTTGA
- the nadA gene encoding quinolinate synthase NadA — MIMYEELVRRIGEIKKERNAVILAHNYQPPEIQDIGDFIGDSLALCKKAAEVDADVIVFCGVRFMAESAVLLNPGKTVLLPEAHAGCPMADMADAQSLRRLKKRHPDAVVVCYVNSSAEVKAESDICCTSSNAESIVSSIPEDRRIIFVPDRHLGGYIREKTGRPMILWPGYCPVHRKILPGHIAEMRKAFPEAKVLVHPECREEVVRLADFTGSTGGILTYVSQSNASSFIIGTETGIIHSLKKENPAKFFIPATSDAVCGDMKMISLEKILHSLQSMKPVVRIGDRTAEDALKPVSRMLDIG; from the coding sequence ATGATTATGTATGAAGAACTGGTTCGACGCATCGGAGAAATTAAAAAAGAGCGGAATGCGGTTATCCTCGCCCATAATTACCAGCCGCCGGAAATACAGGATATCGGGGATTTTATCGGGGATTCGCTCGCTCTCTGTAAAAAGGCGGCCGAAGTCGATGCCGATGTGATTGTTTTTTGCGGTGTCCGCTTTATGGCCGAATCCGCCGTGCTTCTCAATCCGGGCAAGACCGTTCTCCTCCCCGAAGCTCATGCCGGATGTCCGATGGCGGATATGGCGGATGCGCAGTCGTTGCGCCGGTTGAAGAAACGGCATCCGGATGCGGTGGTTGTCTGTTATGTCAACAGTTCGGCGGAAGTCAAGGCGGAAAGCGATATCTGCTGTACCTCCTCGAATGCGGAAAGTATCGTCTCCTCGATTCCCGAAGACAGGCGAATTATCTTCGTCCCGGACAGGCATCTGGGCGGGTATATCCGTGAAAAGACCGGTAGACCGATGATTCTCTGGCCCGGATACTGTCCGGTTCACCGGAAAATTCTCCCCGGTCATATCGCGGAGATGCGAAAAGCCTTTCCCGAAGCAAAGGTACTCGTCCATCCGGAATGCAGGGAAGAAGTCGTACGATTGGCGGATTTTACGGGCAGCACCGGAGGAATCCTTACATATGTATCGCAATCCAACGCATCGTCATTTATCATCGGAACGGAAACGGGGATTATCCACAGTCTGAAGAAGGAGAATCCCGCAAAATTCTTTATCCCGGCAACAAGTGACGCCGTCTGCGGTGATATGAAAATGATCTCACTCGAGAAGATACTTCATTCCCTTCAATCGATGAAACCGGTTGTCAGGATCGGGGACAGAACCGCGGAAGATGCCTTGAAACCCGTTTCACGCATGCTCGATATCGGATAA
- a CDS encoding zinc-dependent alcohol dehydrogenase family protein: MRAMLLSHPCPIEERPLAKVEIDDPAPGLFEVRISVIACGVCHTDLHTVEGDMELPRLPLIPGHQIIGIIEKRGDAAHRFRPGERVGVPWLYRTCGTCEYCTGGLENLCKYASFTGFHVNGGYADYVVAHEDFVYPIPEEYTDIDAAPLLCGGIIGYRALMQCGLLTGQRLGLYGFGGSAHITIQIANHLGFQVYVFTRSDRHRRHAQSLGAVWAGGAEDEPPARMHAGIIFAPAGPIVREGLRVLERGGTLVLAGVTMTTIPELDYDSHLYWEKCVRSVANFTRRDAKEFLELAGKIPVKTTTTSYPLDKANEALADLKQSNINGTAVLVTW, encoded by the coding sequence ATGAGAGCGATGCTTTTGTCGCACCCGTGCCCCATTGAAGAACGGCCGCTTGCCAAGGTCGAAATCGATGATCCGGCACCAGGCCTTTTCGAGGTCAGGATATCGGTCATCGCCTGCGGTGTCTGCCATACCGATCTTCATACGGTCGAGGGAGACATGGAACTTCCAAGGCTTCCCCTCATCCCGGGCCATCAGATAATCGGCATCATAGAAAAACGGGGCGATGCGGCACACCGGTTCAGACCCGGCGAACGGGTCGGTGTTCCCTGGCTTTACCGGACCTGCGGGACCTGCGAATATTGTACGGGGGGACTCGAGAATCTCTGTAAATACGCCTCATTTACAGGGTTCCACGTCAATGGAGGATATGCCGATTATGTGGTGGCGCACGAGGATTTCGTGTATCCCATACCGGAGGAGTATACCGATATTGACGCCGCACCACTGTTATGCGGCGGTATCATCGGCTACAGGGCTCTGATGCAGTGCGGACTCCTCACGGGACAACGTCTGGGACTCTACGGTTTCGGCGGGTCGGCCCATATCACGATACAGATCGCGAATCATCTCGGTTTCCAGGTCTATGTCTTTACGCGGAGCGACCGGCACCGGCGGCATGCTCAGTCGCTCGGCGCGGTCTGGGCGGGAGGCGCCGAAGACGAGCCCCCCGCCCGGATGCACGCGGGGATCATATTCGCGCCCGCCGGCCCCATCGTTCGTGAAGGGTTACGTGTTCTGGAGCGGGGGGGAACCCTCGTTCTCGCCGGTGTGACGATGACGACGATACCCGAACTCGACTACGACAGTCATCTTTACTGGGAAAAATGCGTGAGGAGTGTGGCCAATTTTACCCGTCGGGACGCGAAGGAATTCCTCGAACTCGCGGGGAAAATACCGGTTAAAACCACGACCACATCCTATCCCCTCGACAAGGCGAATGAGGCGCTTGCCGATTTGAAACAAAGCAATATCAATGGCACGGCCGTACTCGTAACATGGTAG
- a CDS encoding mucoidy inhibitor MuiA family protein: MATVIIKKDDIELEANSRATEVVVYSDKAEVKRMQKANLKRGETRIVFSNLGAGIDGQSIKSTCAAGNVKILSTTLAVNNLYFFRQKEDENVYNRICSCLKDIIALTDEKIIYALENHTTTDLREYIKSLLNDIILTQENSIPKLNAALDFLEHTFRENTLLIIETNEKLKHLHEQRALLEERLAKIRALDKKVQYNIEVSVHAEEACSAEVEVSYILPGVSWKTSYDAKLINPDNEIELSCFGEIRQQTGEVWKDVRVILSTAAADVQMEIPKIYPVYMSGYEEKRRKALVVETEAFRDLEEESGGDEVEETPSDEGGGESRVEVSKRGISYTFVVKNPCDIPSDDRWHRFLIITSKSEPEFSYETVPELMEYVYLKATLTNDTGLPMLPGKIAVYRNESYMGSARMKYVAPEEVFHLSFGIDEDVKVRRIRHKATEREAKGLSLKHVMEWEYHFILYNYKKETQKVRLKEGVYVSELKEVNIRILDDTSPGYTMNREGIVCWDTELSPDPFQHKKLVLHYTLTAPKSFQLGDI, from the coding sequence ATGGCAACCGTCATCATTAAAAAAGACGATATCGAACTTGAGGCAAACTCGCGGGCAACGGAGGTGGTGGTCTATTCGGACAAGGCGGAAGTGAAACGGATGCAAAAGGCGAACCTGAAAAGGGGCGAGACGCGAATCGTGTTTTCAAATCTCGGTGCCGGGATCGATGGGCAATCGATAAAATCAACATGCGCCGCCGGTAACGTGAAAATACTTTCGACCACGCTCGCCGTCAACAACCTCTATTTTTTCAGGCAGAAAGAGGACGAGAATGTCTACAACAGGATTTGCTCCTGCCTGAAAGACATTATTGCCTTGACCGATGAAAAAATCATTTACGCCCTGGAAAATCATACGACAACCGATCTCAGGGAATACATAAAAAGCCTCCTCAACGATATTATTCTCACACAGGAAAACTCGATTCCCAAACTCAATGCGGCACTCGATTTCCTCGAACACACATTCAGGGAAAACACCCTTCTCATTATCGAGACGAACGAGAAACTGAAACACCTTCATGAACAACGGGCGCTTTTGGAGGAGCGTCTCGCAAAGATAAGGGCGCTGGATAAAAAGGTTCAGTACAATATCGAAGTGTCCGTGCATGCGGAAGAGGCATGCAGTGCCGAAGTGGAGGTGTCATATATACTGCCGGGCGTATCCTGGAAAACCTCCTATGACGCAAAACTCATAAACCCTGATAATGAAATCGAACTCTCCTGTTTCGGGGAAATCCGGCAGCAGACCGGGGAGGTCTGGAAGGATGTCAGGGTCATCCTCTCGACCGCCGCGGCGGATGTGCAGATGGAAATTCCAAAAATTTATCCGGTTTATATGTCCGGCTATGAGGAAAAAAGACGGAAGGCCCTTGTTGTCGAGACGGAAGCCTTCCGCGACCTCGAGGAAGAAAGCGGGGGAGATGAAGTCGAAGAAACCCCGTCCGATGAAGGTGGCGGGGAGAGCAGGGTCGAGGTCAGCAAGAGAGGGATTTCATACACATTCGTCGTCAAAAATCCGTGCGATATTCCTTCAGACGACAGATGGCACCGGTTTCTCATTATTACTTCTAAAAGCGAGCCGGAATTTTCATACGAAACCGTACCTGAATTGATGGAATATGTGTATTTGAAGGCGACTCTCACAAACGACACGGGGTTACCGATGTTACCGGGAAAAATCGCTGTATACAGAAACGAAAGTTATATGGGTTCCGCCCGAATGAAATATGTCGCGCCCGAAGAAGTGTTTCATCTTTCATTCGGTATCGACGAGGACGTGAAGGTCAGGCGTATCAGGCACAAGGCGACGGAGAGGGAAGCGAAAGGGCTTTCTCTCAAACATGTCATGGAATGGGAATACCACTTTATTCTCTACAATTACAAGAAAGAAACACAGAAGGTAAGGTTGAAAGAGGGGGTTTACGTCTCGGAACTGAAAGAGGTGAATATAAGGATTCTGGACGACACCAGCCCCGGTTATACGATGAACAGGGAAGGGATCGTTTGCTGGGACACGGAACTCTCCCCCGATCCTTTTCAACATAAAAAACTGGTGCTTCATTATACTCTTACCGCCCCCAAAAGCTTTCAACTTGGAGACATATAA